A stretch of DNA from Rhizoctonia solani chromosome 9, complete sequence:
ggtcggttggcctccttatatattacagaggtaagctatttacaaatacaacatatcaaataccgtatcaaataagaaccccgctccgcagtcggtcttactcatgcatacgtgtcactgacgtgtcattgatgacgtcataggtggaggtggctacgtatgctgattaagcgcggatggggacgtggctcggcgcttattgtatgatataagcgccgaagtcacgtgactagaaatgtcgtccgttcaagttcgtttaaattcgagaaaatgggaataaattccctggtatcaattgtgtctacgacactgccccccctctaagggccttggcagcgccgagggccttctttttcatatctttctcgtatttttctaaaattttttccgcatttttcaagttttcccgaggttcccatgtgttttccttggacccgtatcccttccatttgactcggaagaaccatttcccatccCTTTCTTTGGCATCGGTGATTCCCTCGAcctcgtattcctcttctccgtctATGGTGACTGGCGGCGGGCGGTTCTCAAACGCCCgttttttgtcccttttgactttagacaGGAGTCCTACAtaaaagacattgtggatcctcATGGTAGGAGGGAGTTCAAGGCGGTACGCGCGGTCGGAGATCTTCTCAATGATTTTGAACGGtcctaagcgttgttctgtgAGCTTGGGGCttagggttttgaggttaaCGTTCTTAGCATCAAGCCATGCTTCTTCTCCGACCTCAAACTCCGTTGGGTTACCATCTTCCCCGGCTACCATTCGTTGTTTAGATTGCCGGAGGGCGGATTCTACCTCCTTCCATTGGGcctccattgtttgggctagactgtctgcttctgggacgtccgTTGGTATGTTGGACGGGGTTAAGGTAggctcccatccatacaGAGCTTTAAAGGGGGTTTTGCCCGTGCTGCTATGGACGGCGTTGTTATACGCgaattctgccattgggagccacttggtccagtcccgttggttgacccctgagtaagccctgaggaagtgttcgaTTGAAGGATTGACCCGCTCAGTTTGACCGTCGCTCTGTGGATGATATGCCGATGAGAAATGGGGATCTATCCCTAGCCGCTTGTACAGTGCTCTCAGGAACTTGTTATTGAACACCCTTCCCCTATCAGAGATCGTTTTTTCGGGCATGCCGTGGCGTTTCCACACGTGTTCTAGGAAGAGCTCTGCTAGCTCAGGTGCCTTCAGCTTCTTagaacatttgacaaagatcccatacttggtgaagctgtctatTATGACCAAGATGGAGTCGTGGTTTCCATCCTTTGGTaggtctacaatcatgtcataggagacGTGTTGCCATGGCCTGGATGGGAGCTCGAGCGGCTGTGGGGGAATTGACGCGTATTTGGGTTTTCTGATTCGTTGGCATGTCTCACAGGAATCCACGTGCCAATACGTATCTGCGCGTAttcctggccagtagtagttacgTGACACCAGTTCCAAGGTTTGCTGTCTACCAGGGTGTCCGGCTAAGGGGCTATCATGGAATATCCGCAGCAGATCCGTTCTCAGGGTGCCCACATCTGGGACTACAATGCGACCTTGATAGAACAATAACCCGGcttccatttcataatcTTTGAaagcgcgtttgatggaagggggtGCTTTTGATTcgttctggaggaattgaaggatttcttccagagACTCGTCTTGGTCGAGAGACTGTTCAATTTGGCGTTGTAGTTCCTTTTCCGGCGTTATCAGGGCgaggttggcaaagactgGTTCTGGGAGCATGGATTGAGGTTCAGGAGGAATATTGGCGTGATCCGCTCGTCGTGACAATGCGTCTGGTTTCCTggactgtttccctggtctGTACACgatctggaagttatatcctgcaaggagtaagtgccaTCGTGCGTGGCGTCGGTTAAAGGTGCGGGAttctttccagtactccagattgcGGTGATTGGTAAAACGGTGATGGGATGCGTAgtgccttccaggaatatgcgccagtactcaaaggaccGGATAATTGCCAACAGTTCTTTGTCGTGGGTGTCGTAGTTCTGTTCGGCACCTTTGAACGATTCTGACAAGAAACCTAGGGGGTGTAGGCGACcatcttcctggcgttgaCTTAGTATGGAACCTAGTGCTGCGCCGgaggcatctgtttccagaaAGTAAGGTTTGGAGGGGTCGGCGTGGCAGAGTAccggggcattggtgatagcGTCTTTCAggccttggaatgcttcttgctccttcgtgtcccatttccagggcgtgtcctttttgaccaAGTTGTGTAACGGCCGggccatgtgactgaagttggcCACAAAGCGGCGTAGGAAGTTTGCAAAACCCAGGAACGACtgtacttccttgactttagtTGGTGTAGGCCATTCCTgaactgcctggattttgagcttgtccaggCTGAATCCCTTGTCCGACACGATTATCCCTAGGTATTCCACTGAGGTGATGTGGAATGTGCATTTGGAAGCCTTGCAAAACAGTTGGTTCTCGAGTAAGCGCCgtaggacctcatgaacgtgttgagtgtgggatgcgtcatccttagagtagattaggatgtcatctaagtatatgatgacgcatacgtccAACAAGTCTTTGAACAactcgttcatgaagtgctgaaaggcggcgggggcgtttgttaaaccaaaagtcataaccagggactCATACaagccgtacttggtgcggaaagcCGTTTTCCACTCGTCACCCTCCTTAAcccggacgttattgtaaccccatcgtAGGTCTAATTTAGTGAAGACTTTGGCGCCACGGAGTTGGGCCATTAAGTCATCAGGACGAGGTAGGGGATAaacgttcttcttggtccggtTATTAAGGCGACGGTAGTCTACAACCAAACGGCGGGAGCCATCTTTCTTGGGGACGAACATAACGGGGGAGCTAATGGGTGATTTactgggacggatcttcccagctttgagTTCGTCCTtaagccaatccttgagtgtggccgATTCGACATTGGTCATACTATAGAGGGGTGAATTCAAGGGTCCTTCTTCCGTGAGTTCAAttccaatgttgtaatgccggtgaggaggaagcttgttgaattcttcttctccaaataccttggcgtattgatggtatttggggggtactccttcaagagggtttttatcagcttcttcttcctcagcgatggcaacctgttctggtggtgtgtgggggaaggagagggtacgcagattccaatcaatctctgggttatgggcatccaaccatttcaatcctaagatagcggcatgagaccctgtattgcagataaggaaggtctccgtcatacgtttgccatcgaaggagaaggttaggttagccttcttccagatcttgccagcctgggggctcgacccatcgagcatggTAACGGTGCGTGGTTGGGGAAGGTCTATTAGAGgaaggcggagtagttccgctgtACGGGGATGTAGGAAggatgatgtggcgcctgaatcaatcaggacttctattgGTTCCGCTTGCTTTGGTTGTATAGAGATGGTAAAAAGTGGTGAAGATTTCGAGGCAGTAGATACATGACAAATCTCTATACAATTACTACTGGTGTCCATGGGGttcttgcgcgcggcagcagggacccttactcttttcccgattgggaTTCAGAGTCTTCGCCAaatttggcggtttccttggccttccccttatcctcaatcggggtagccttccagcccgtgcggcattccgcgaatttgtggcccattttgccgcatttgatgcaggcgccggcggcgcggcggcgatttcTTTCTTCCTCCGATACGAAGTTGGGATCATCGGAGAGTTTTTTTGAACCGGTATTAGACTGAccggtactcgtcccccttgcgggatTTTGTGGCTTGCTAGACTTAGTATCCCTTGGCGGGTGGCTAGCGCGCTCTTCACGGAGAGCGTTGTCGATGAcgagtgctgcattttgcagctcgagGAGTGTGCGGGGCCTGTGTTCGCGGGTCGCGATTtgacggctgacctcccaatggaggccacgGGCGAAttggcctctaagggccgcgtcgttccagtccagttccatggcaaGAGTCCTGAACTTCGTAATATAGTCCGCGCaggtgccggactgggtgagggtTGTGATtttccgctcggcggcccttgtggcgtcagggtcgccaaatgctgccaggaattccACCTTGAAACCCTCGACCGTTTGGATAATGGCccggtgtgatccaagctggtcgAGGTGTGGATGGGCCCATGCGCCTGCtgagtccttcatgttcattagaaGGAAAGATAGGACCTCTTGgtccgtggggaacatgcGCGCGTTGAGCCGGGTCCAAGccagcatccttgtgagccactgCTTGGCTTCGCTCCCGAtcttgcctgtgtaggcatctggatggtctactttgaccggggcagGGTATgcggcaactggagccggtggaggagggaCAGGGGCTCTGATGggggatcggagacgcggagatggagggggagacgggactcgcgggggtgcggctcttcttggggtAGGTTGGGCGAGGCCTGGGAGTGCCCTGGGTGGTTCTGCCCAGAAGGAGACCCCACTAGTcgatccaataggcttggcttttggtagggggcgtggcgtttcttccacagCCTTGGCTTGGGGTCCTTCGGGTGTGCGGGGGCCTTGGAGTTGGAGGGACTTGagaccatccttgacaacatcgacggTTTGTGAGATGTTTTTGACGTTTGTCCGGGTCTCGATCCCTGCTTCCTTAATCTCGGCGACTTCTCGCTCGAGGcgctcaacttggccaagcaggccaaggaggagtcgGGTGACTCGTTCAAGGGAGACTTCGCCATATTCAATAGAGGAGGTTGGCGGAAGCTGGGGTTCCAGGTGTCCCGAATCGAAGGGGGATTGGGCTTGAGAGGCcgtccgggaacgggttgccatggtagaTTGGGGGTatgagcggccagcgtgggaagaaGCCCGCGAAGAAGAGCGTGTGGGAGTCCGGGAGAGAATGGTGGGAGGATGGGGGGGACTAGTAGGTGcctttgtcaggacttatgagcgctttattgcgtAGTACGCTAAGAGCCtgcgtcaaacgacctagcgttgaacagtaagtgtaactaatcactgccgtggacgggcgtgatgtagtacctagtctctgcaagcgggtgtatctgctgtctggctCCGCTAGCaaaaggtgcggcgaccgtgTGGTATGCAGGGGATAGGAATattctgccttatagcaatttcctactacgtgggggtgggggagttttgattattatctcccgcaaggtggccccgatcacgttATTTCggttgtgctagtacaggtattcTTCTCCGGGGTTGAGTCTTAGTGGTGGGtgtgcagaacggtttgcaaccgacgtaaggtcaattacctagtgtcctagacgtccttgaggggcgtcaaggcagcgggcgcttgtggccgtatagacTGAGTaagaaaccgcttaaggcggtgggggtgctacctacgacgacgaagTACCTAACTACGATGACCacgcgctgtaaggcggtggcgagctacgtatgtacagtgagtccgacgcttaaggcgtgtatctaagtgttttgctggctgtaaggcctcgtacagtAAGGGgagtgcgacaagaggtaattgacctgggtgttaccatggtcggttggcctccttatatattacagaggtaagctatttacaaatacaacatatcaaataccgtatcaaataagaaccccgctccgcagtcggtcttactcatgcatacgtgtcactgacgtgtcattgatgacgtcataggtggaggtggctacgtatgctgattaagcgcggatggggacgtggctcggcgcttattgtatgatataagcgccgaagtcacgtgactagaaatgtcgtccgttcgagttcgtttaaattcgagaaaatgggaataaattccctggtatcaattgtgtctacaacaattgGTACTCAATCAGATAGAAACAACGGGTTTATAGCTCtaaatactaactgtttgcgtTCCCACTAGCGTTAAACTATCCTTATATcaatatcaacagctgtgtacaagcgtgattattaatcaggtttttagtaagcagaggtttggctgactaacagcgtatggctaaaggtgcggacaccctggtatgcggacaattgctAGCAAGGGGCTATCCCGCGGCTTTACTGacacttgtattcctgtctttgattattacacaggggctacgatGCAATGTCCTTTcaagctttggtgcttatccaagcgtaggtcttgtttgttgacaagagtacgagtaaggaagacttgacctagtgtcacaactcagctcggacctatggttcaagggggcttaaagtccgtggcactatcaccaatggactatgagaagggtagaggggcaacTAGGGCCCAGGGGTTATGATATaaaggtagagggcaacaaaggcctggataTGGATTCTTAAGTAagtgcactgatggccaactaggggcctgggcaaagggtaggtAAGAGTGAGGGTagattgacaaagaggtcaagtcttgctgtttagcagcaacttgacctggcttatatacatgaggaaagccacatcaaaaacaacagtactaaatagtgagtcatttacaatttcacatcatatatcaaatatgtcacgtgatcttgatgagtcataaacatataccaaaaaaggaaactatcttggaaaaaaggtagaaaatagtataaaatcatgtcatgccaatgaaggtcatgacatacCTGCTTGACACCCAATATTTTGCACCAACTGCACAAAGGTGTTTTTTGAGAGCATCTTATGAATTGGTGCATCAAGCTGGTTACTAAATCACACGGAAATGCCAGCCAAATCAACAATTGTTTCAAACTCCTTCCACAACATTCCAAGCTCCAAAACTTTCTTTCCGGAGTTACAGCTCTCAAGCAGTCTACCGCAAAAGAACACCGGCATATGCAAAAGGTATTCATAGGGATCATGTATGGCTTAGTCCCCAATTGTGTCCTGAAAACTGTTCTTGCGGTTATTGATTTTATTTACTATGCTTGGCTCCCCATACACACCACCACAACACTCCAACTGCTTGACAATGCGCTTGCTCGATTTCACCAGTTCAAAGATGTGTTTGTTGATTTAGAAATCCGCAAGGACTTCAATATCAACAAGATTCACTCAATGGTTCACTATTTGGAATTGATTTGGCAAATGGGTGCGGCAGACGGCTACAACACTGAAACCCCCAAGCAACTCCACATCAAATTTGCCAAAAGGGCATACAAGGCAACTAACCGTTGTGACTTCTTTGCACAGATGACAGTTTACCTCAAACGCCGTGAACGTGTTGCAAAATTCGATTTATACCTTTGCTGGGCAAGTCCCAAGTATGCCAAAAGTCTTCCAACTAAACAAGATGTACACAAGGATCCTGCGTAAGTATCAAACCCCTCACTTATTTTTTAAGTCAACCGTGTTATTATCAGGGCTCCGGGTTGGCAACTTGCTCAAACCAGCCCAACTCCACCTGTTTCAATTTCCATCCTACCACGAGTATATGGTATTCAGGATTTCCAGTACTACATGGACAAATTTTTTGAGGATCACAACATACCCCTTGTGTTTTCCCCCAATGATAAATTGATGGTATTCCCAAAGGCAACGCAGATAATTGATGACGCGTTTGCCACGGGGCTTGTCGATTATGTTCATGCATCCCCATTATTATCAGCATCGGGCTCTCATGGAAGCTTTGATATGGTCTTGATTTGAAAAGCCAAGCATGTGTCCAACCGTCTCACGTATGGCATGTCCAGTAAGTTTATTAAGTTCTCCGTATATTGACATGAAGAATTAATTATAATACACTCTCTACATGCAGCTCATTGTGTTGGCATAGTTCGGCTCATCTTCAAGCTCCCGCCTCACTACAACTTCAACAATCCACTCGTATATATCCAACGTTTTGATGGGCCAAGCCGGAGGGGTCCACTCGTTGACGTGAACATGTATGGAATTAAACAACAGCGTCACACCCAACGTTACGGCAAACGCTATGTCGAGGAAGTTATTCCACTTGCGTGGATTTGTCAAACCTGCCATCTAATTCCCCAGTTTGGTAGGGCTGAAGATACCCCGTTGGTTGATACATCCCCTCCCAACCCGTTAGAACTTTTCGATAATTTCTTTGTTAATTCTTATTTTGACCTTCACACATTCCAATTATTATCTGCATAGCATTATAATGTATCCATAGCGAAATTGTTCACCTGTATCCCTAGTAGATTGTTCACCTGCATTTTTAGTCAATTGTCACATCCATGCATAGCTTGTTGATTTGAAATTGCATTCCTACCAATCAAACAACCACCACCTCACTTTGTCAACACGTCactactaatcattatactATTTGGTTCTTGTATAAACTGTGTCTCTCCTCTAGCTCTACctcatccttttttggtgGCCCCGGCACTTTGTTTCTTTCATATTTGTATGTGCTCGTAAAGCTTTTCAATGTATTCTCCCACACCCCGCACCTGTCCTCACGATGCCCAAACCATTTTCAGGACCGCACTGTACACTGGAGCGCCTGGTCGCACACCACATTTATATACAAACTCTATCCATAATTCAAATCCGAGTTTGCATTCGCTCCGTTGTGGTCTTTAGATCCATGAGTGTCCCCAAGTTCGTTCTTAATCACTAAATCATCTCCTTATACAACCTACAGACGCAATCATCAAATATAGCCGATCGTCTTTCTACACTTTGCACCCCGCCTTCGTGTACTATCAGCTAGGCTATGCTACTAATCGTGAAAACCGTGAAAACCGTGCAAACCGTGCAAACTGGCACGAAAAAGACCGCGGTCGTGCTAAACATGCCAAGATTAGTACGACCGGTCCAAAACACCCCTATTTAGGGGTCGCCGTCCTATAACTCTCGTCTAGTGTCAACGCCGTACTAGGTTGATAAAGCCTAGAATGGAATACCTCCGTTTAATGTAAGTCCAAAGGGTTCGAAGCTAATCTTGCCCGATTTTGACAGGTAGGGTGCGGCGGTTTCAGCCGGTTTTTCCTGATGTTGCTCGAAGATGACGACGATACGTActttgatgccttgcagaGAGGCGACTACGATATCCCGGAGGAGACTGAAGAGGAAAGGAGGAAGAAAGAGAGGGACGCTGCAAAGAAGCAAACGAGTGAGTTGATCATCTCCGCTCTTTACGCAGCTCTGATTGCGCCCTAGTCCAAGGTGTAAGCAACAACCACTTGCAAAATGTTGTTATGCGACCTGTAGAAATGCGAGTCCGATCTCTGTATAAAAGTAGTGGATCAGAAGACAGGTAATGACtgagtaaatacaagagtgGGATGAGATGAGTATTCGGGGCTTGAACAAGGCCCTTATATACTCTACAGGTATGACTTACGCGTACGCTTGCGCGTACTGCGCATACATTGGGTGAGTCACCCACTTGATTCGATCACAGAACATTCCATTACATTCTATGTCTTTCTACACGACTCCGCAAAGTCTGCTCCCACCCATATCTGTTTGACTGGCCACGAAGCCCGACTCGGATGAATCTGTTGTAGAAGATTGGCTGGTTGTGAAAGGTGGAAAGATACTGCTCCTGAAACGCATGTCGGATGAACTGCTAAAGAGAAGTCATAAAGTCTTGATTTTCTCCCAGTTTAAGACGGTGCAGGTTCGTGCAATTCTCGCATTGATGGAGATTCACATTAAATTTGATCATGTATAGCAATGGTTAACTCACTGCAAAGACTTGGAGCACTGTTGAATCGATGGATCTACTGCACACTTCTATCCAAAACATACAAGAAGTTCACTGATACCACACCGCATGCTGCTGCTTCCTCGCTACAAGCGGCCGCACAACCACAGTCGCCACACTCAACCCTACAGTCGTCAACAACAACTGTAGCTTGTTGAACCCAGCACCCAAGAGATCGAATGTTCCGGATGGAGTGACTCGGGTGTGGAATAGGTCGGGACCATACGCGAGAACGCAGGATGTGGACTCGAGTAGGGTCGGAGCCCCAATGATGTGCTTTGTCCCCAAGACCTGGATGGTGATATCAGTAGTCAGAATACGTAGAGTGAGGACGATAACCCACTTGATTTTTATGCGTAACGATACGCCGTGTGTCGGGTGGAAGAACAGGCTCGTACTGGAAGAGCATCTCTTCCTGATCTTGAGCCGTCGGTTTTTGGAGAGGGCGACGAGGGTCAAGAATACGTCGGTGGAGATGGTAAATTTGGTTTTTGGACGTGGCCACTGACATTCCCGTCAGTTAGAAACCTATGTCCGGGGCAACATAAACTTACACATAAGCCCCTTGGTAGAAATTCCAAACTTGGTACTGGTCGTACCAAGGGCCACAATAGGATATGGAAAAAGGAATGATTGTTGTATCGCATGCATTTTGACGCTCTTCTCCGAAAAACTCGAAGACTCAACGCTATTATCACAAGTTAACATTGTCCACAACTGTCAAGAACACTACCAACCTATGAGTTTTGTCGTCCTTTCCTAGACCCTCGTACAACTCCACAGAAACGACCTTGGTCCCCTTGTCCGTCGAGTTCCCGCCCACCTCATGAGCATAAACCAGCCAATTCTCCACAAATGCGACTTTGGGGGGTACACATGGTGCAGGGAGAGCGCCCGAATCAAAAACAATCGCTCCGGAAACGAGATCGACGACTCGCACGGCACAATCCGCAGCGAGGACGGCCGCGACGTTCGGGTTGAGGTACTTGTACAATGTTGACCGGTCTCCCATGACCTTTCCATACGATGCGATTGGAGATACTGAGCGGTGGATGACTTCGAGGCGGGAAGCAGCGGTATTGGGGAAGGTGGCCGGCAACGTGAAcgctttcttccatgtttcAATGGCAGGGGTAGATAGGTCAGATTCAAGAGCAAAACCGCGTAGCTCAGATCCAATAGCACGAGTAAAGTATAACTGAGAAGCTCCGTCGACTGTAGGTTGAGATTTGGGGTAAACGTGCACCTGTGAGAGTATGAGCGCGGTCGAAGTAGTTACGTAGTTGGACTCACTTTTCCGTCCGCCGAGACAATCCCAATCGTGTTCGATTGTCCAGGAAGAATGAACGCCTCCGCAACCTCGGTCTCCGAGACCTGGATCCCTGCAGCACCGCCAGAAACCCAACGTCCGGTGAGCGCCGCGAAATGGAACACCACCGAGGTCTTTGTTTTCTGCCAAGCCGGATATTAGCGCTCATTCAATACACGCGGAAAACATCATACTTTTCCGCGCAACTTTTTCTCTGCGACGAGTATGACTTCTGGATCAGGTCCTTCTAGTGCGCTCTTGGTCACAAACATCTTGAACGGAATCACGTCTGCTGGGCCGGTCGAACTGACGCCAATGATCTTGCGCCAAACTACGTTTCCTTGCGCCGTGTCAATTCCGAGTAGCGTACCATAGCCCGTAGCTACGACGAGCACTTTACGGAATCCGAATGGGTCGCGGTCGAGAGATGAGGAAGAACCGGGAGTGATAGTGTACGTCCCTGTAGCAAAGCGTTTCGAAAACTGAGCAATATATTGAGGGAGGTTCTACGGAGAATGTAAGTCTACGAGTACACGAAAAAATGAACTGCGTACCTGGGCAGCAACGATATGAAAAATCAGCCTTTCCAAGAACCCTCGATGCTCGGATGACGCAATCTCTTCCGCAATCTTACGTTCCGGGAGATCGACGAGCGCGGCCACTTTGATATCAGTCAACGCTTCGTCGCGCGTCCATTGAAGATCGTGTAGTTGCCAGAGTTGAACTGCTCCAGTCGATGTAGTCAAAAGCATGCGGTGTTGAATGCTATAAGAGTGGGGCATGAACGCGTCAATGGCACACTGTGCATACACGTGAGTCGCTTTATGCGTTTGAATAATCTGATAGCAGACATACGTGCACAATCACCCCGTGTTCAGCAGTATTGAAGGGGAAGGTGGCGCCAGTACTGATTCCTTTTCCTTCAGATCCATGAGCAGCGTACGTGTGAATATGGGCAAGCTAAAGACGAGCTTAGTGGGAATGAGGAAAATATGTGTGGGTGGACTTACGCCGGTACTGAGAGACCAAAATACGCGAGCAATGTATGCATTTCCCTCTCGATCAAGTGACCCGCTAAACAACGATGGAGTTTCGCTCTTGGAGACAGCCTAGCACAAAGGTAAGATCAACTAAGACAAGAACGCAGACGACGAACCGAATCATCGAAATCCCATTCTTGCTTCAGCCCAGTCGAATACATACCAAATACATACGGAAGCTCATCTTTGGTCTCGGCAACAAACAACCCTTCATTGTCAAGTTGCACATCGTG
This window harbors:
- a CDS encoding Retrotransposable element Tf2 protein, which encodes MATRSRTASQAQSPFDSGHLEPQLPPTSSIEYGEVSLERVTRLLLGLLGQVERLEREVAEIKEAGIETRTNVKNISQTVDVVKDGLKSLQLQGPRTPEGPQAKAVEETPRPLPKAKPIGSTSGVSFWAEPPRALPGLAQPTPRRAAPPRVPSPPPSPRLRSPIRAPVPPPPAPVAAYPAPVKVDHPDAYTGKIGSEAKQWLTRMLAWTRLNARMFPTDQEVLSFLLMNMKDSAGAWAHPHLDQLGSHRAIIQTVEGFKVEFLAAFGDPDATRAAERKITTLTQSGTCADYITKFRTLAMELDWNDAALRGQFARGLHWEVSRQIATREHRPRTLLELQNAALVIDNALREERASHPPRDTKSSKPQNPARGTSTGQSNTGSKKLSDDPNFVSEEERNRRRAAGACIKCGKMGHKFAECRTGWKATPIEDKGKAKETAKFGEDSESQSGKDNCIEICHVSTASKSSPLFTISIQPKQAEPIEVLIDSGATSSFLHPRTAELLRLPLIDLPQPRTVTMLDGSSPQAGKIWKKANLTFSFDGKRMTETFLICNTGSHAAILGLKWLDAHNPEIDWNLRTLSFPHTPPEQVAIAEEEEADKNPLEGVPPKYHQYAKVFGEEEFNKLPPHRHYNIGIELTEEGPLNSPLYSMTNVESATLKDWLKDELKAGKIRPSKSPISSPVMFVPKKDGSRRLVVDYRRLNNRTKKNVYPLPRPDDLMAQLRGAKVFTKLDLRWGYNNVRVKEGDEWKTAFRTKYGLYESLVMTFGLTNAPAAFQHFMNELFKDLLDVCVIIYLDDILIYSKDDASHTQHVHEVLRRLLENQLFCKASKCTFHITSVEYLGIIVSDKGFSLDKLKIQAVQEWPTPTKVKEVQSFLGFANFLRRFVANFSHMARPLHNLVKKDTPWKWDTKEQEAFQGLKDAITNAPVLCHADPSKPYFLETDASGAALGSILSQRQEDGRLHPLGFLSESFKGAEQNYDTHDKELLAIIRSFEYWRIFLEGTTHPITVLPITAIWRYNFQIVYRPGKQSRKPDALSRRADHANIPPEPQSMLPEPVFANLALITPEKELQRQIEQSLDQDESLEEILQFLQNESKAPPSIKRAFKDYEMEAGLLFYQGRIVVPDVGTLRTDLLRIFHDSPLAGHPGRQQTLELVSRNYYWPGIRADTYWHVDSCETCQRIRKPKYASIPPQPLELPSRPWQHVSYDMIVDLPKDGNHDSILVIIDSFTKYGIFVKCSKKLKAPELAELFLEHVWKRHGMPEKTISDRGRVFNNKFLRALYKRLGIDPHFSSAYHPQSDGQTERVNPSIEHFLRAYSGVNQRDWTKWLPMAEFAYNNAVHSSTGKTPFKALYGWEPTLTPSNIPTDVPEADSLAQTMEAQWKEVESALRQSKQRMVAGEDGNPTEFEVGEEAWLDAKNVNLKTLSPKLTEQRLGPFKIIEKISDRAYRLELPPTMRIHNVFYVGLLSKVKRDKKRAFENRPPPVTIDGEEEYEVEGITDAKERDGKWFFRVKWKGYGSKENTWEPRENLKNAEKILEKYEKDMKKKALGAAKALRGGAVS
- a CDS encoding DNA-directed RNA polymerase subunit beta'; translation: MQKVFIGIMYGLVPNCVLKTVLAVIDFIYYAWLPIHTTTTLQLLDNALARFHQFKDVFVDLEIRKDFNINKIHSMVHYLELIWQMGAADGYNTETPKQLHIKFAKRAYKATNRCDFFAQMTVYLKRRERVAKFDLYLCWASPKYAKSLPTKQDVHKDPAAPGWQLAQTSPTPPVSISILPRVYGIQDFQYYMDKFFEDHNIPLVFSPNDKLMVFPKATQIIDDAFATGLVDYVHASPLLSASGSHGSFDMVLI
- a CDS encoding lymphoid-specific helicase, with protein sequence MLLEDDDDTYFDALQRGDYDIPEETEEERRKKERDAAKKQTIQGPDSDESVVEDWLVVKGGKILLLKRMSDELLKRSHKVLIFSQFKTVQQWLTHCKDLEHC